CGTTCAACGATCTGCAACGAACGAAGTTAAAACGTGGCGCATTGTACACCGCCGCACTCCACCGATTTATTGCAACCGCCTACATGGACCTGCCTCTAGTTCCTGACCGAATGGATGGGAAACGGTCCACACTCACTTCAAACAAATAGCTGACTGTATTTTGGCGCGAAATAAGTTTTGTTCATTCGGAACTGCATTCGGTCCCCGGCTGCCCGTCAAACCTGCACGCTTCAGCGCCTGTAAGTGACTCATTGGCGTTACACCATTCGAAAAATTTATTGCGCATAAAACATTCATAAACTAGTTTTTCTATTGTCTGCTGACCAATCATGGTTAGCGCGATTTTCGGCGGGGACATTTGGAACCAAGCAATTAAAGGCGATAAATGTGCCCGCCGCTTTCAATCAGTCAGCTTTCTAGCACGCCCTCCGGCAGATGCGGTTTGCTTCACCTACCACGCCTGGCTGCCCCTGCTCGCAACGGGATGGATCCATGGACCAGATCAGCGCAATCGAACATTTTTTGCACGACCTGAAACATCACCCGGCCGTCGAATACACGTTTAAACCACAAGTGCTCATCGGCTACACCGACGCCTATTCAGCGCTCGTCAGTAACATCATCGAAACCGCCCTGGAAGACGACTCTTTTCGCTTTAGTGCAATGAATTTGGATACTTCGTCCACGGACTCGCTGATAAGCGCGATCATAGAAAACGATCTGTACATGCTGCTTTATGACGCATCGATCCAGCCTGACCTGCACTCCAATGGCCTTGGATTCATTCAGGAGTTGAAGACTGTTATGAACGAAAATCCGAAGAAGTGGTTGCCGTTCAAAGATTACGGCCGATTTTTCTAGTGAGGTTGTGACACAGCTGTATGCCCCTGTCGCCCATAAAAAAAACGCCAACCTCTCGGTTAGCGTTTTTTTACATCTGCTGCTAAAGCCAGACGATTACTGCGGTTTGCGACGACCAAAGCCTGGACGCTGGCCAGAGCCTGCTGGCGGACCGTTGCGTTTGCCCGAAGGCTTGCCGTTGTCTACCAGAACAATGCCCGCACGCTGCTGTTTAGGCTTGGCTGGGCGCTTGCTCACGTCACTTGGACGTTCTGCGACTGGCGTGCCGCGGCTGTCCGAACGCCCGTTGGCTGGACGCGGAGTGCGAGGTGAATCACCACGCGGCGCACGCGGCGAACGCTCGGCCGAATCACTGCGCGGAGTACGCGGAGCGCTGGCACCGTCTTCACGCGGTTTGCGTGCAGGACGTTCAGCACCTTCGCTGCGGCCACGCAACGGACGATTAGTCTCGCCGCCTGCACCGGAACGCCCGGTGGCAGGACGCGGAGCACGACCCGACGAGTCGGAACGCGGGCCTGACGGACGCGTGTCACGGTTGCCTTCCGAACGAGGACGGTCGCGCTCGCTACCGGTCACTTGCGGCTGACGTGGCGCACGCTCACCAGTCGGTGCCGGAGCGCCCGGGTTGGCCGGACGCAAGGTACGAACGCGCTCGCCTTTGCCCAATGGGCGCGACGATTGACGCTGAAGACGCTCCATCTTGTCTTTGGTCTTGGCGTTCATTTGCGGCTGAGCAACCGGCGTCAGGCCCACTTCGGCGCTGAGGGTGTCGACTTCGTACTGGCTCATTTCGCGCCAGCGACCCATCGGCAGGTCGGAGTTAAGGAAAACCGGACCGTAACGCACACGCTTCAAGCGGCTGACCACCAGGCCCTGGGATTCCCAGAGACGGCGGACTTCGCGGTTACGACCTTCCATCACGACGCAGTGGTACCAATGGTTGAAGCCTTCACCGCCCGGCGCTTGCTGAATGTCGGTGAAACGCGCCGGTCCATCTTCCAGCACTACACCGGTCTTGAGGCGCAGCAGCATGTCGTCATCGACTTCGCCACGCACACGGACCGCGTATTCACGGTCCATCTCGAAAGACGGGTGCATCAGGCGGTTGGCCAATTCACCGTCAGTGGTGAACATCAGCAAACCGGTGGTGTTGATGTCCAGACGACCGATGTTGACCCAGCGGCCCTCTTTCGGGCGCGGCAAGCGATCAAACACCGTCGGGCGACCTTCTGGGTCGTCACGGGTGCAAATTTCACCGTCTGGTTTGTTGTACATGATGACGCGACGTACCGATTCGGCCGTCTCTTCGCGTTTTATCACGCGGCCATCAACGCTGATGGCGTCATGCAGGTCGACGCGTTGACCGAGGGTCGCGTCTTTGCCATTGACCTTGATTCGGCCTTGGCTGATCCAGTCTTCGACGTCACGTCGTGAACCTACGCCAATACGTGCCAGAACCTTTTGCAGTTTTTCGCCTGCTGGGCCGTCTTCTTTGCTGTCAAGCGTGTCTTTGTCACTCATCTGGGCACCTCCCGGTGTGTCGATAACAGGTCGCGCTGAGAAATGGCGCGAGCTGATTGCTGAATCTGAAGCCTATGGCGATGTATGAAATCGCAAAAGGTCGCGAATCATACGCGCAAGGCGCCTACTGCGCACCAAAGACTAGTGCAATTGCGTAGACCTACCTCTTTTTCCGCCGACCGGCGGCCTTCATCTGGATCAAACGCTTCGCAGAATCGGCCAGCACCGTGCGCCTGTCAGCCTTGTCGAGCTTTTTCCAAGCCTTGATTTCATGTTTGCTGCGGCCACACCCCACGCAGATGTCATCATCGAACTTGCAGACACTGATGCAGGGATTTTTGCTGCTCATGGAAGAGTCCTGAAAAAGTGGAGCCTTGGGCATAGGGTGGAGCGAACCTGTTCGCGAAGCAGGCAACTCGGTCTATCTGAGCACCCCGGTGCTGCAGGAATCTCCGCGAACAAGTTCGTCCTACCGAAAATTTGCGAACTCCCTATGAGGGGTCTTTACCGACTTCGTCTGGCTCAGCGAGATCAATCCGCAATAAATCATCAAAGTCTGTCTTGAGACCCAACTCCATGGAGTCAAGTTCGACCAATAAACTGCGGAAGCTGGTTTCGTCCCTTGGCGGCCCTGGTTCAGCGTCCGGGTCGAGGCTGGCGTCGGCCAGGGCTTGCAGGCTGGCGGGTACTGGAGCGTCGTCGAAATCGAGCATGGGCTCAGGTTCTAGTTCGCGTAGTGCAGCCAAAGGCGGCAAGTCATCAAGGTTTTTCAGGTTGAAATGATCGAGGAACGCCTTGGTCGTAGCAAACATCGCGGGCCTGCCCGGCACTTCGCGGTAGCCGACGATCCTGATCCATTCGCGATCCAACAGGGTTTTGACGATGTGGCTGTTAACCGCTACGCCCCGCACATCTTCGATTTCGCCACGGGTAATCGGTTGACGATAAGCAATCAGCGCAATGGTTTCCAGCATCGCCCGGGAATAACGCTGCGGTCGTTCTTCCCACAAGCGCCCCACCCACGGCGAATATTGCGCACGGATTTGCAAGCGATAGCCGGACGCAACTTCCTTGAGTTCAAATGCGCGGCCTTCACAAGATTTTTCCAGCAGCTGCAGCGCTTTTTTAAATATCGGCGGCTCCGGACGCTCGCCGTCCTCAAACAGCTCAAAGAGGCGCTCCAGCGCTTGTGGTTTTCCAGAGGCCAGCAAAAAGGCTTCGAGCAGGGTGACTAGCTCGCGGGGGTCGGTCAAGTTCATGCTTTGGCTCTTTGCTCGGTTATTCGGCTCTTGCGCGGACGTGAATCGCCGCGAAGGCCTCGTTTTGCACTAGATCGACCAAGGATTCTTTAACCAGCTCCAGAATCGCCATGAAGGTCACGACTACACCGAGGCGCCCTTCTTCGGCCTTAAACAGTTCGGAAAACGGCACGAAACCACCGCCTTTGAGGCGTTCAAGCACATCGCTCATGCGTTCACGGGTCGACAGCGCCTCACGACTCACCTGGTGACTTTCAAACATATCGCCTCGGTGCAGCACTTGCGCCATGGACATCAATAACTCTTCAAGGCTGACGTCTGGCAGCAGTCGCCGGGCCCGGGCTTCGGGCGCGTCCAGTTTAGGCACAACAACATCACGCCCAACCCGGCTTAAACCATCAATGCCTTCAGCCGCCGCCTTGAAGCGCTCGTACTGTTGCAGACGCCGGATCAACTCGGCCCGAGGATCATCTTCTTCGGCTTCAATCTCCGCAGAACGCGGCAGCAGCATGCGCGATTTGATTTCGGCCAACATAGCGGCCATTACCAGATACTCCGCCGCCAACTCCAGGCGCACAGTTTTCATCAGCTCGACATACCCCATGTATTGCCGAGTGATTTCGGCCACGGGGATGTCGAGAATATTAATGTTCTGTTTGCGAATCAGGTATAGCAGCAAGTCTAGCGGACCTTCGAACGCATCAAGAAACACTTCCAGCGCGTCCGGCGGAATATAGAGGTCTTGCGGCATGTGCATCACCGCCTGGCCGTAGACCATGGCGAATGGCAACTCTTGCTGAGCGCCTGCCTGGTTGTCCAGGATTGCCGGTTCCACGTTAGCCGCCGCTGCCATTCAGGCTTCAACCTCGAACGGTCGCGGGTCGCCGCAGCCCACGCGGATTATTTGTGCTTCGCCGTCTGCCAAATTAATCACGGTAGACGCCGAGATGCCACCGATACCGCCGTCAATGATCAAGTCAACCTGATGCTCCAGCAGTTGACGCATTTCGTAGGGGTCGCTCAACGGGACGGTCTCGCCGGGCATGATCAAGCTCACGCTCATCAACGGCTCGCCCAGTTCCACTAACAATGCCTGAGCGATGGGGTGGCTAGGCACCCGCAGGCCAATTGTCCGGCGCTTAGGATGCAGGATCAACCGCGGTACTTCGCGGGTGGCATTAAGAATAAACGTGTACGGCCCCGGCGTATGAATTCTAAGCGCGCGAAACGCTGCTGTATCTACTTTAGCGTAAGTACCGAGCTGCGATAAATCACAGCACATCAACGTGAAGTTGTGCTTATCGTCCAATTGGCGCAAACGACGGATGCGCTCAATAGCGCTTTTATCGCCGATCTGACAACCCAGCGCGTAGGACGAGTCCGTGGGATACACCACCAAACCGCCCGCCTTGATGATCTCAGCTGCTTGCTTTATCAGACGCGCCTGCGGGTTTTCCGGGTGCACCTGGAAAAATTGACTCACGGTATCTTCCTGTTCAGACAGCAGTAGGCTGGTCATGTTTGAATCGACACCAAAGTGGCGGTAAATCCTCGGGCAACGGGCGATAAATGCCAATCTCGGACCACGCGCCAGGGGCATGAAAGTCACTACCGGCAGTTACCAGCAGACCAAACTCACGAGCCAAAATAGCCAGACCGCCGACCTGTATTGCAGGCTGCAGGCCGTTGACTACCTCAATAGCGTGACCGCCGGCCTGAAGATAGTTGGCGACCAGTTTACGGCGTTTACTACGGGTGAAATCATAGTGCCAAGGGTGGGCCAGACTGACCCATGCGTTGGCTTCGCGCAGGGTCGCGACGGTCTCCTCCAGCGTTGGCCAATGTTGCTTGACGTCGCCCAGTTTGCCAGCGCCCAGCCATTTACGAAATGCCTCGGCGCGATCCTTGACGAAACCGGCCCTTACCATAAAGTCTGCGAAGTGCGGTCGAGCGGGCGCATTGCCGCTATCACCGAGCTCTTTCTGGATGGATCGAGCCCCTTCCAAGGCTCCAGGCATACCTTTGATCGCCAATTTTCGGCTTATTTCCTCCGCACGCAACCAGCGGCCATGGTGCAAACGCTCAATAGCCGCGATCAATACGGGGGCCTGTATGTCGAAATCGTAGCCTAAAACGTGAATGGTGGCACCGCCCCAAGTGCAGGACAATTCGACACCATTAACCAACTGCATCCCCAGCGCAAGCGCCGCATTACGGGCTTCTTCGAGTCCTTCGAGGGTATCGTGATCGGTCAGGGCGAGCATCCGCACACCGTTTTCATAAGCACGCGCAACAAGAACCGCAGGCGCTAATGCGCCATCGGAAGCGGTGCTGTGGCAGTGCAGGTCAACATTCATAGGTAGCGCTTTCGCAGTCATTGATGTTTGTTATTATGCCGCCACATCCTGCATCTGGCTGCCATTGTGAAACAATTCATCGACTTCATTCCGCTGCTGCTGTTTTTTATCGTGTACAAAATCGAACCTCGTGCCGTCGACATCCTTGGCCATAGCATCATGGTGGGTGGAATTTTCAGCGCCACAGCGATGTTGATCATCAGTTCGATCGTTGTGTATGGCATTTTGTTCATCACTCAGCGTCGGCTGGAAAAAAGCCAATGGCTCACACTGCTTGCTTGCCTGGTGTTTGGCAGCTTGACCTTGGCGTTCCATAGCGAGGCCGTCCTTAAGTGGAAGGCACCAGTGGTCAACTGGGTATTTGCTCTGGCATTTTTCGGCAGTCATTTCATCGGTGATCGTCCGCTGATCCAACGCATAATGGGCCACGCACTGACCTTGCCGCAGGCGATCTGGACTCGATTGAATATCGCCTGGATCATTTTCTTCGTGTTCTGCGGCGCAGCTAACCTGTATGTGGCCTTTACTTATCAGGATTACTGGGTCGACTTCAAAGTGTTCGGCAGTCTTGGCCTGACCTTACTGTTTCTACTGGGTCAAGGGATATTCCTCGCCCGCCACCTGCACGACGCGGACCCTTCAACGCCTGAAACCAAGGAATGAATATGCTCTACGCAATCGTTGCGACCGACGTCGCTAATTCGCTGGAAAAAAGGCTGACTGCAAGACCTGATCATTTGGCGCGCCTGATTGCACTAAAAGATGAAGGCCGAATGGTACTGGCCGGCCCGCACCCGGCTATAGATAGCAACGATCCTGGCAGTGCCGGTTTCTCCGGCAGCTTGATCGTCGCCGAGTTCGAATCCCTAACAGCAGCGCAAACCTGGGCCGACGCTGATCCTTATGTCGCCGCTGGCGTATATGCCAATGTGGTGGTCAAGCCGTTCAAGCAAGTATTGCCTTAAACCACAGCGCCGACGCCGCGTTTACCAAGCGGCGCCAACCGATCAATTCGGTATTGCTCACGATTGCGCTCAACCTGCCGATAACCCGCCGACACTCAAAAAAAATATAGGCGTTCAGATGCGTTCAGGTTCGATGTGCTTGTTGTTGGTTCTATTGAGCGTTGGCATTAACGCCCAGGCTGAAGAAACCTCTACCCCCGCAGGGTCCATAGTGTTACCGCTAAGTACGGGTAACCGGATCGCCGATTTGCAACAGCGCCTCACGGCGAGCGAGCAACAACGCGAAAAATTGAGCCAACAAATTCAAAACACAAACACCGAACCTGAGAGTTCACAACTGAGTCGCCTGCGTCTCGAAAACCAACGCCTCACGTTGCAACTCAAAGAATCGCTGGCAGCTGCGCCGCTGCGCATGTTCACTGAGCAACAGCAATGGTTCGTTACTGGCGGCGGTGTGGCTATGATTGCCCTTCTTTGCGGTATTTTTGCCAGCGGCTGGCGCAGACAACGTCGGCAGTGGCTAAATTGAGTGAGTCATGAGCGAACTGTTACTAATTGATGATGACGAGGAGCTCTGTGAGCTTCTAAGCAGTTGGCTAAGCCAGGAAGGTTTTCACGTACATTTTTGCCACGATGGCAGCAGCGCCCGACGCGCACTCGCGAAACTACCGCCACCAGCGGCCGTCGTATTAGACGTGATGCTCCCTGATGGCAGCGGTCTGGAGTTGCTTAAACAATTACGTACTGATCACCCTGATTTGCCCGTACTGATGCTGTCAGCCCGCGGCGAACCGTTGGACCGTATTCTCGGCCTTGAACTGGGCGCCGACGACTACCTGGCAAAACCTTGTGACCCCAGAGAATTGACGGCCCGATTGCGGGCAGTCCTGCGCCGCAGTCACCCCACAGCGGCGTCAAGCCAGCTCGAACTGGGGGATCTTTGCTTCAGCCCGGTGCGCGGCGTGGTAACTATCGACGAACATGAGTTCACCCTGACTGTTTCAGAGAGCCGGTTGCTTGAGGCGTTGTTGCGTCAACCCGGCGAGCCGCTGGACAAGCAAGAGCTCGCCCAGCTGGCACTGGGTCGTAAGTTAACGCTGTATGACCGTAGCTTGGACATGCACGTCAGCAACCTGCGCAAAAAAATCGGCCCCCACGCCGACGGCCGTCCGAGAATCGTAGCCCTGCGCAGTCGCGGTTATTACTACAGCGCTTGAAACCCCTGCCGTCTGTAGCAGGTCTCTCAGCAAACCGGATGAAAATTTGTGTATTTTTAGGTTTCAGGGTGTCAGAACTGAGGCCTTCGCAAACGAACTCTGTCCACCGATTTGGCGATAGGCAGATTTTGCTACAGAGGCTGCCGAAGGCTCCGAAAACTCAGAAGAGCCTTTGCCGGTAATCGGCTGTAAAAAATCTCGTTTACAGCACGACTCAAGGGCGCAGTGGTCTCTAAAAGATGATTTTGCATCTTTACCCAAGCTTTACTGTCGCCTGACCGCCGTTGACCTTGCTCTCCCTACACTGGCCTCAACCGGCCTCGAGTCGAAAACGAGACAAGGAGATTCACTATGCGTAAGACTTTAATCGCTCTGCTGCTTGCTGCTGCTCTGCCAACCATTGCGATGGCCATGCCTCCTGTAGAGGGTGGTGGTCACGATGATGAAATGCGTCACCACAGCCCCTACAGCCAACTGAACCTGACCCACGATCAACGCCAACAAATCGGGCGAATAATGTTAGAGCAACGGCATAGCCGCAAAGAAATCACCGAGCGTTATCTACAAATGCTGCCACCTGCTCAGCAGAAGAGCATGCAGGATGAGTTGGATGCCAAGCACCTCAAAGCCCAGAGCGACGTTCGGGTGCTGCTAAAGCCTGACCAGCAAAAACAGTTCGACGTGATCCAGCAACAGGAGGCTCAACGTCGGGCCGACCACACCGAATTCCAGGATTGGAAAGCGCAAAAGTCTCAGGAATCTAAATAGACACTGGCTTGGCCCGCCCGACACATGACAATGCGTCGGGTTTTATCGTCCTGAGGAATCTACGTGCGTTCATTGTTTTGGCGAGTTCTGGCGAGTTTCTGGTTAGCTATAGCCTTGGTAGCAGGGCTGTCGATTTTGCTCGGGCACATGCTTAATCAGGACGCTTGGATCCTTAGTCGGCACCCGGGAATTGCCAAGTTGGCGCAGAACTGGACAGAGCTGTATGACGAAAAGGGTCAAGAAACTGCGCAGGAATATCTGCAACAACGGAAACGGCGTTACCACATTGACGTTCAAGTGCTCAACGAAAGCGGTGAGGCGATGGTACGCGGCACATTCCCACCGCGTGCAGCAGCACTTGAAGCTCGCCAGCATAATGACCCCAAGCAATTGCCGTGGCGTCGTTTGACCACCGAGTACACCAGCACAAAAAGCGGCGAAACCTATTTGTTTATTTATCGCATCCCGCACCCGGAGCTGAACGCCTGGCACCGCAATAGCCTGATTTGGCCCCTTAGTGCCCTAGGTATTGCGCTGGTGGTACTGACACTTTTCAGTTTATTGGTCACGTTATCCATCACTCGTCCGCTCAGCCGATTGCGCGGCGCAGTGCATGATTTGGGACAGACCACTTATCAACAAAACAGCTTGGCGCAACTGGCAAACCGCCGCGACGAATTCGGCGTGTTGGCCACAGACTTCAACCGTATGGGCGCCCGCCTGCAAGCATTGATTGGCAGCCAGCGGCAACTACTGCGCGACGTCTCACACGAGTTACGCTCACCCTTGGCGCGCCTGCGCATCGCATTGGCCTTGGCTGAGCGCGCAGAACCAGCCGAGCGCGAGAAGCTCTGGCCGCGATTGGCTCGCGAATGCGACCGGCTGGAAGCATTGATCAGCGAAATATTGGTGCTGGCGCGTCTGGACGCCGATTTTGGAGAGGCCGAACCAGTCGACTTGGGCGAGATGCTGCACCATTTGCAAAGCGATGCACTGCTCAATGCCGCAGATCAGCAGATACAGGTTAGCGCTCGCAATGACGTTGAGCTGCAAGGTTGGCCGGACATGCTTGAGCGCGCACTGGACAACCTGTTACGTAACGCCCTGCGCTTTAATCCTGTGGGAGAAACTATCGAGCTTCTGGCACAGCGTGAGGGTGATAGGTTGCTCATCAGCGTGCGTGACCATGGCCCCGGAGTATCGTCCGAATTTTTACCGCAACTGGGCGAACCCTTCTACCGAGCTCCCGGTCAGACGACGCCTGGCTACGGCTTGGGCCTGGCCATCGCCAAACGCGCAGCAGAACGTCACGGCGGCAACCTAATACTGACCAACCACCCTGAAGGCGGCTTTGTGGCGAGTATCGATTTGCCGTTGGAACCCATTATTGCCGGTGTTTCTTCAGGCGCGCAGCAATCACAATACGTGTAGCAATCGCATTTGCTACAACGCACCCCACTGACTTACAAAATCAGCGGTATCGCGCTTAGGCGCGGTGCGCGGTTCGTTTTGCGGAGTACCCAGGTAGAGAAATGCAACGACCTCCTCGCCAGATTCCAACCCCAGTCCTTTTGCGACATGCGTTGAATAGGCCAACTCACCGGTGCGCCAGACAGCACCCACTCCCAGAGCGAACGCAGCATTCAGAATTGCGTGGGCAGCACAGGCTGCGGTGATCAGTTGTTCTTGCTTGGGCACTTTAAAGTGTTCCTGCAACCTGGCAATAACAACGACCACCAACGGCGCGCGTAGCGGGCTGAGGCGCGCTTTTTCCAAAACCTGAGCGTTCGGTTCAGCGCCACTGAGTTGCAGCGCCTGTGCCAGCAAATCCCCCATCTGCTGTCGGGCATGTCCTTCAACAGTCAAAAAACGAAACGGTCGCAACTGGCCGTGATCGGGTGCACGCAAAGCCGCAGCAAACAATAGTTCTCGCTGAGCGGCGTCGGGTGCCGGATCAATCAGCCGTGGGACTGATACGCGGTTTAGCAAAGCGTCGAGCGCCTCCATCGGGTTTCTCCTGAAAAAATGATCGGCCATTCTAGATGGCGGACGTAGCTTCTAACGAGCGAGCAGCGGATTTAATTACCACCTCTTATATCCGGGCGCGGTACTCGCCCGGAGTTGTGTCAAACCAACGACGAAAGGCACGGAAGAAGTTGCTGGGATCGGCAAAGCCAAGCAAATAGGCGATTTCCAACAGGGTCATTTGCGGCTGCGCCAGATATTGCTCGGCCAGTTCGCGGCGAGTGTCATCGAGCAATATCTGAAAGCTGGTGCCCTCCTCCTGTAACCGTCGCTGCAACGTGCGCTGGGACAAATGTAAACGATGCGCGACCATCTCACGCTTAGGCTCGCCTTGCGGCAGCAACCGACAAAGCGCTTGCCGAACCTGGTGAGTGACACGGCTTTCAGAAAACCGGGCCAAGTATTCACCGGCAAAACGATCATGCAATTGCGCCATGGCCTCATTGGCCGTAGGTAGTGGCGCCTCCATGTCGGCACGATCAAACACGAGAGCGTCGTAGGGAGCATTGAATGTCATCGGCGCATGGAATGCTTGCCTGTACGGCTCCATATTCTTGGGTGGGTCTCCCTGAATCAAAACCCGACGCGGTTGAAGCGTCCGCCCGGTGAGCCAACTGCAAAACGCCAAGGCCGACGCCATCGAAGCTTCTGCGCTTTGCCGGGTGGGCGGAAGGTGGTCGCCATGCACGGTCAAGATCAGCGCATAGCCTTCAGCCAGCAGACGAAAACTTAAGTCAGCACTTTCAGCAATGATTCGCTGGTACCTTACCAGCCGCGCAAATCCGTCCTTGAGCGTTTGACTCGACATCAGTGCATAACCCGCAACGCTGAAGGAGCCTGGACGCACGACTTTGGCCATGTTTAATCCAATCGCTGGATTACCTGACAGCGCAACCGCTCGCTGCCAAAGCCGGGTCAGCGAGTCCTGGGGAAAGCGTGCATCAGGGTTATCGAGCTCGGTGTAATCCAGCTCGAGCTCTTTGAACAGCGCACGGCAATCCAGACCATCCAGTTCCAATGACCTGACGATACCCGTGGCCCAACTGGCAGAAGTCGTTCTTTCGCTCATGATTTCTTATTCGAAGTAAGCCGCGCCCTGCAGCCAGTGCGGCCAAGGATACGCTTGAGCCTTAAACAAGTACCATGAGATGTTGCTGAGAAAGATACGTTTTTAGGGCCCCGCAGGCCTTCCGCGGCGCGCTGGGCCAGCAAAGCGTCCTTGACGGCCACTGTCGGAAAACTTGCAACGCCTAGACTGGACCCTGTCCACTTCTAATAATGACAGGACCGACAATGAACACTCAGGCACGCTTCACCCACATGCAAGACGGCACTCAAGAAGACTGGATGGTTATTGCCAAGGACTTTGCCGCTTATGCCAAGCAACTTCCGGGACGAATCCTGACTCACCTTAGGCTGCTGGATGGAGACTTTGGCGGTTTCCCGGTCGACCGACTGACCCATTCACTGCAAACTGCCACCCGGGCATACCAAGATGGTCGCGATGAGGAATACGTTGTCTGCGCGCTGCTCCACGACATCGGCGATACGCTAGGTTCCTATAACCACCCGGACATCGCGGCGGCTATTCTCAAGCCCTTTGTCAGCGCGGAAAATCTGTGGATGGTCGAGAAGCACGGGATCTTTCAAGGCTATTATTTCTTCCACCACCTAGGCATGGATCGGCTGTTGCGCGAACAATTCAAAGATCACCCGCAGTACCAGCGGACCATCGAATTTTGCGCCAATTACGATGCCGCGGCCTTCGATCCGGACTATAAAACCCTGCCATTAAGCTTTTTCGAACCCATGCTGGAGCGGGTATTCGCCTTCCCCAAAAATTCGATCTATACATCCGCAGTCGAAGAAAACGCTGCATCGGCATAAGTTTAATCAGGCTAGCTGACTAATCTTGCACGCGATCGTTATGCCCAAGGTCGCGTTGCGGGTCGATTTGATCGCGAACGCGTTGCTTGAGCACTTTGGCATCGGGAAAGCCCCCATCGGCCTTGCGCTCCCAAATCTGCACACTGTTGCAGGTAATGCTGAACGCCCCATT
The nucleotide sequence above comes from Pseudomonas sp. AB6. Encoded proteins:
- a CDS encoding SelT/SelW/SelH family protein → MPIAKSEIVITYCTQCHWLLRAAWLAQELLSTFSDDLSRVSLEPATNGAFSITCNSVQIWERKADGGFPDAKVLKQRVRDQIDPQRDLGHNDRVQD
- a CDS encoding HD domain-containing protein — translated: MNTQARFTHMQDGTQEDWMVIAKDFAAYAKQLPGRILTHLRLLDGDFGGFPVDRLTHSLQTATRAYQDGRDEEYVVCALLHDIGDTLGSYNHPDIAAAILKPFVSAENLWMVEKHGIFQGYYFFHHLGMDRLLREQFKDHPQYQRTIEFCANYDAAAFDPDYKTLPLSFFEPMLERVFAFPKNSIYTSAVEENAASA
- a CDS encoding HAMP domain-containing sensor histidine kinase is translated as MRSLFWRVLASFWLAIALVAGLSILLGHMLNQDAWILSRHPGIAKLAQNWTELYDEKGQETAQEYLQQRKRRYHIDVQVLNESGEAMVRGTFPPRAAALEARQHNDPKQLPWRRLTTEYTSTKSGETYLFIYRIPHPELNAWHRNSLIWPLSALGIALVVLTLFSLLVTLSITRPLSRLRGAVHDLGQTTYQQNSLAQLANRRDEFGVLATDFNRMGARLQALIGSQRQLLRDVSHELRSPLARLRIALALAERAEPAEREKLWPRLARECDRLEALISEILVLARLDADFGEAEPVDLGEMLHHLQSDALLNAADQQIQVSARNDVELQGWPDMLERALDNLLRNALRFNPVGETIELLAQREGDRLLISVRDHGPGVSSEFLPQLGEPFYRAPGQTTPGYGLGLAIAKRAAERHGGNLILTNHPEGGFVASIDLPLEPIIAGVSSGAQQSQYV
- a CDS encoding AraC family transcriptional regulator; translation: MSERTTSASWATGIVRSLELDGLDCRALFKELELDYTELDNPDARFPQDSLTRLWQRAVALSGNPAIGLNMAKVVRPGSFSVAGYALMSSQTLKDGFARLVRYQRIIAESADLSFRLLAEGYALILTVHGDHLPPTRQSAEASMASALAFCSWLTGRTLQPRRVLIQGDPPKNMEPYRQAFHAPMTFNAPYDALVFDRADMEAPLPTANEAMAQLHDRFAGEYLARFSESRVTHQVRQALCRLLPQGEPKREMVAHRLHLSQRTLQRRLQEEGTSFQILLDDTRRELAEQYLAQPQMTLLEIAYLLGFADPSNFFRAFRRWFDTTPGEYRARI
- a CDS encoding nitroreductase family protein; the protein is MEALDALLNRVSVPRLIDPAPDAAQRELLFAAALRAPDHGQLRPFRFLTVEGHARQQMGDLLAQALQLSGAEPNAQVLEKARLSPLRAPLVVVVIARLQEHFKVPKQEQLITAACAAHAILNAAFALGVGAVWRTGELAYSTHVAKGLGLESGEEVVAFLYLGTPQNEPRTAPKRDTADFVSQWGAL